From Solibacillus isronensis, the proteins below share one genomic window:
- a CDS encoding sulfate permease has protein sequence MNVKDFFGGLFFIAIAGYFTYVLVDSMPKLFIDSTTTWQYFVAFFRVALIIFLFNLGLSLMKRFFVGGTTKNGNAR, from the coding sequence ATGAATGTAAAGGACTTTTTTGGTGGTTTGTTTTTTATTGCGATTGCCGGTTATTTTACGTATGTATTAGTAGATAGCATGCCAAAGCTGTTCATAGACAGTACAACGACTTGGCAATACTTTGTCGCATTCTTTCGTGTTGCACTCATTATTTTCCTTTTCAACTTAGGACTCTCCCTTATGAAACGCTTTTTCGTAGGCGGGACGACGAAAAACGGGAACGCTCGGTAA
- a CDS encoding ABC transporter ATP-binding protein, translating into MLKLDGINKVFNEGTPDEKIALDNINLHLAPGDFVTIIGSNGAGKSTMMNMISGALTPDFGSVEINGNDLTRLPEYKRAVHIGRVFQDPMAGTAPTMTIEENLAIAYSRNTKRSLRFGVDKKRREFFKTSLEKLHLNLENRLSAKVGLLSGGERQALSLLMATFTKPSILLLDEHTAALDPSRAELITKLTKELVEESRLTTLMVTHNMQQALDLGNRLIMMDKGQIILEVGEDRKQDLTIPDLMHEFEQIRGEKMNSDRALLG; encoded by the coding sequence TTGCTTAAATTAGATGGCATTAATAAAGTATTTAACGAAGGAACACCCGATGAGAAAATTGCACTGGACAATATTAATTTGCATTTGGCACCTGGTGATTTCGTTACAATTATCGGCAGTAACGGAGCCGGAAAATCGACAATGATGAATATGATTTCAGGAGCGTTAACACCAGATTTCGGCTCTGTCGAAATTAACGGCAATGATTTAACCCGCTTGCCGGAATATAAGCGTGCTGTACATATCGGCCGCGTATTCCAAGATCCGATGGCAGGAACAGCACCAACGATGACTATTGAAGAAAACTTGGCGATTGCCTATTCACGTAACACAAAGCGTTCATTGCGTTTTGGTGTTGATAAAAAGCGTCGAGAGTTTTTCAAAACGTCATTGGAAAAGCTGCATTTGAATTTGGAAAATCGTTTATCGGCTAAAGTCGGGCTATTATCGGGTGGGGAACGCCAGGCATTAAGTTTATTAATGGCGACATTTACGAAGCCTTCAATTTTACTGCTTGATGAACATACAGCAGCTCTTGATCCGTCCCGTGCAGAGCTTATTACAAAGCTGACAAAAGAGCTTGTCGAGGAAAGCCGGCTGACAACACTGATGGTCACGCATAATATGCAGCAGGCGCTCGATTTGGGGAATCGCCTCATTATGATGGATAAAGGGCAAATTATTCTGGAAGTCGGTGAAGACCGTAAACAGGACTTGACGATTCCGGATTTAATGCACGAGTTCGAACAAATCCGCGGCGAAAAAATGAATTCAGACCGCGCGTTATTAGGGTAA
- a CDS encoding ABC transporter substrate-binding protein translates to MRKNLMKLSFLLFGLLLLLAACGGEESETSSNETSNGEAVDTAKADSDKTFKIGTTQIVEHPSLDAAKEGFKKAIEDAGIKAEYVDKSANNDNSANMTIAQQLVGDNVDLIFANSTPSAQAAKSATSDIPVIFTSVTDAVGAELIESMATPGANVTGTIDLHPETMPKTVAFLKELGAKNVGMVYNAGEQNSVAQIAAVKEIAAKEGVTIVEAAVSASSEVRQAAESLVGKVDAFYIITDNTVVSALESVIEVADANKLPLVVGELDSVERGGLAAYGFEYYDIGYEAGQMAAQILLEGKTPSEVPAAYPANLKLVINKATAENLGLEIKPEWEAEVQ, encoded by the coding sequence ATGAGAAAAAATTTAATGAAGCTATCCTTTTTATTATTCGGGCTTCTTTTATTATTAGCTGCTTGTGGCGGGGAAGAGAGCGAGACATCTTCGAACGAGACGTCAAATGGCGAGGCTGTAGATACAGCTAAAGCAGATAGCGATAAAACATTTAAAATCGGAACAACACAAATTGTTGAACATCCATCATTAGATGCAGCAAAAGAAGGATTTAAAAAAGCAATTGAAGATGCAGGTATTAAAGCAGAATACGTAGACAAATCTGCGAACAACGATAACAGTGCAAACATGACAATCGCCCAGCAGTTAGTCGGGGATAATGTAGATTTGATTTTCGCAAACTCAACACCTTCAGCACAGGCGGCAAAAAGCGCGACTTCTGATATCCCGGTTATCTTTACATCGGTAACGGATGCAGTAGGTGCGGAATTGATCGAGTCAATGGCAACACCTGGTGCCAACGTAACAGGTACGATTGATTTACATCCGGAAACAATGCCGAAAACAGTTGCCTTCCTAAAAGAATTAGGGGCAAAAAATGTAGGGATGGTATATAACGCTGGTGAGCAAAACTCAGTTGCACAAATTGCGGCAGTAAAAGAAATTGCAGCAAAAGAAGGCGTAACAATTGTGGAAGCAGCGGTATCTGCTTCATCTGAAGTACGTCAGGCAGCAGAATCACTAGTAGGAAAAGTAGATGCATTTTATATTATTACAGATAATACGGTCGTATCGGCACTTGAATCTGTAATCGAAGTAGCAGATGCAAACAAATTACCTCTTGTTGTCGGTGAGCTTGATTCAGTAGAGCGCGGCGGTTTAGCAGCTTACGGTTTCGAATACTACGATATCGGCTATGAAGCAGGGCAAATGGCAGCACAAATTTTATTGGAAGGTAAAACACCTTCAGAAGTTCCGGCTGCGTACCCGGCTAACTTAAAACTAGTAATCAATAAAGCTACTGCAGAAAACTTAGGCCTGGAAATTAAGCCTGAATGGGAAGCAGAAGTACAATAA
- a CDS encoding metal ABC transporter ATP-binding protein, which produces MVVQQHFRTSMKKVNGDLLTPISIFQRLQGERKFLLESSSKYDGNGRYSFIGVNPRKTYIGTGDQLLDHAHHSNKAYTYEGELVQLLKQVMPRVSSHTEYPFTGGGIGYIHALQKPLPELQFHVYDTLIIFDHLTDEIAVFHTNIEAEQVEPNIDQLIEQLFATPTPEQSSYILQHVEKEGNGRYRAQFSGEALSLYRKMRIEHAAPYMYYVEFDDCTVIGTSKSNYMQVRNGNISVTNDAPSIERYSTENSVQQLANVTTSTLSPTLHAIDVVKGLLPAQGLIGYIGFNGQVDFTTPEQTIIIQGNVAQLHSETDEEAPFHSLLKG; this is translated from the coding sequence ATGGTAGTTCAGCAACATTTTCGTACATCAATGAAAAAAGTAAATGGGGATTTACTAACACCAATTTCTATTTTCCAGCGACTGCAAGGTGAACGGAAGTTTTTATTGGAAAGTTCCTCTAAGTATGACGGGAATGGACGCTATTCGTTCATCGGGGTCAACCCTCGTAAAACGTATATCGGGACAGGTGATCAACTTTTAGATCATGCACATCATTCCAATAAAGCCTACACATATGAAGGCGAGCTGGTTCAACTATTAAAGCAAGTGATGCCTCGTGTCTCATCACATACGGAATATCCGTTTACAGGTGGCGGAATTGGCTATATTCATGCATTGCAAAAGCCATTGCCTGAACTGCAGTTTCATGTTTACGATACACTCATTATTTTTGATCATTTAACAGATGAAATCGCTGTTTTCCATACAAATATTGAAGCAGAGCAAGTAGAACCGAACATTGATCAATTGATTGAACAGCTGTTTGCAACACCAACACCTGAACAATCTTCCTATATATTACAACATGTCGAAAAAGAGGGGAATGGACGTTATCGCGCACAATTTTCCGGAGAGGCCCTTTCCCTTTATCGAAAAATGCGCATTGAGCACGCTGCACCATATATGTACTATGTCGAATTTGATGATTGCACAGTAATCGGTACATCAAAATCAAACTACATGCAAGTAAGGAACGGGAATATTTCCGTTACGAATGATGCACCGTCAATCGAACGCTATAGTACAGAAAATTCGGTGCAGCAGCTTGCAAATGTTACAACAAGTACGTTAAGCCCTACCCTTCATGCCATCGATGTCGTGAAAGGGCTATTACCAGCACAAGGCTTGATCGGCTATATCGGCTTTAATGGTCAGGTCGATTTCACAACACCTGAACAGACGATAATAATTCAAGGAAATGTCGCACAGCTTCACTCGGAGACAGATGAAGAAGCGCCATTCCACTCTTTACTGAAAGGATGA
- a CDS encoding ABC transporter permease: MFTAMFGSVEQGIIYAIMALGVYLTFRVLDFPDLTVDGSFVTGAGTAAMMIVLGYNPVLATLVATVAGFIAGCMTGILHTKGKINPLLAGILMMIALYSINLRIMGLSSDTGVTRPNIPLLNSETVFSTFGSFWSNLGIDSAITNVLKSMGLASVPTTWGILILMIVVTTIIKLVVDWFLKTEIGLAIRATGDNKRMIRSFSANTDSLVILGLGISNGMVALSGALIAQYTKFADVGLGIGMIVVGLASVIIGEAIFGTKSIVRVTFAVIAGAIIYRMIYALALRVKWLDSGDMKLITAVIVILALVIPQIVGKYKEKKRKAKRLEERLALQQAKVDIEQGGKSLA, from the coding sequence ATGTTTACAGCTATGTTTGGGTCAGTGGAGCAAGGGATCATCTATGCAATTATGGCACTTGGGGTTTATTTAACATTCCGTGTGCTGGATTTTCCGGATTTAACGGTTGATGGAAGCTTTGTAACGGGGGCAGGTACGGCAGCGATGATGATCGTGCTTGGCTATAACCCGGTCCTTGCCACATTGGTCGCAACAGTTGCTGGATTTATTGCTGGATGTATGACAGGAATTTTACACACTAAAGGGAAAATTAATCCTCTTCTTGCAGGGATTTTAATGATGATCGCCCTCTATTCGATTAATCTTCGAATTATGGGATTAAGCTCAGATACCGGTGTAACACGACCAAATATTCCACTATTAAATTCAGAAACAGTTTTTTCGACGTTCGGTTCATTCTGGTCGAATTTAGGTATTGATTCAGCAATTACAAATGTACTGAAATCAATGGGCTTAGCTTCTGTTCCAACAACTTGGGGAATTTTAATTTTAATGATTGTTGTTACAACGATTATTAAACTAGTAGTAGACTGGTTCTTAAAAACAGAAATCGGTCTCGCGATTCGTGCAACAGGTGACAATAAACGAATGATTCGCAGCTTTTCGGCAAATACCGATTCACTGGTCATTTTAGGACTGGGAATTTCAAACGGTATGGTAGCATTATCGGGTGCATTAATTGCCCAATATACAAAGTTTGCCGATGTCGGATTAGGTATTGGTATGATTGTTGTCGGTTTGGCATCTGTAATTATCGGTGAAGCAATTTTCGGAACAAAGTCGATTGTTCGTGTCACATTTGCAGTTATTGCCGGGGCAATAATTTACCGAATGATTTACGCATTGGCGTTACGTGTAAAATGGCTTGACTCGGGAGATATGAAACTAATTACGGCGGTTATCGTTATTTTAGCGCTAGTAATCCCGCAAATCGTAGGGAAATATAAAGAGAAAAAGAGAAAAGCAAAACGTTTGGAAGAACGTCTCGCATTACAACAGGCAAAAGTAGATATTGAGCAGGGAGGGAAGAGCCTTGCTTAA
- a CDS encoding phosphoribosylanthranilate isomerase — protein sequence MTKVKICGLKEIEHVETAVKAGADFIGFMFAPSKRRITVEEAAELAKAIPRTVKKVGVFVNEEPATIRQIVKEVGLDYIQYHGDETPEQIQEIGLPAIKAFSIRSEEDVTRAATYDVDYYLFDAPGTDFRGGSGKSFDWMLLDKVKIPLEKVILAGGLNEENVGLAIMLVEPFAVDVSSGVEVDGRKSSAAITNFIETAKGELIL from the coding sequence ATGACAAAAGTAAAAATTTGCGGATTAAAAGAAATTGAACATGTAGAAACAGCGGTCAAAGCAGGTGCTGATTTTATCGGATTTATGTTTGCGCCCAGTAAACGACGCATTACGGTAGAGGAAGCAGCGGAACTGGCAAAGGCAATTCCGCGTACGGTCAAAAAAGTCGGGGTTTTTGTCAATGAAGAGCCAGCCACTATTCGTCAAATTGTAAAAGAAGTCGGACTCGATTATATCCAGTATCACGGTGATGAAACACCCGAACAGATTCAAGAAATCGGGCTGCCGGCAATTAAAGCGTTCTCGATTCGCAGTGAAGAGGATGTGACACGAGCAGCGACGTATGATGTGGACTACTATTTGTTCGATGCGCCTGGAACTGACTTTCGTGGAGGAAGCGGAAAATCCTTTGACTGGATGCTGCTTGATAAAGTAAAAATCCCGCTTGAAAAGGTTATTTTGGCAGGTGGATTAAATGAAGAAAATGTTGGACTGGCGATTATGCTTGTCGAGCCATTTGCAGTAGATGTTTCAAGTGGTGTAGAAGTAGATGGTCGAAAAAGTTCAGCAGCGATTACGAATTTTATTGAAACAGCAAAAGGAGAGTTGATTTTATGA
- the trpA gene encoding tryptophan synthase subunit alpha, producing the protein MTLQKQLENVLAAGDKAFVPYIMAGDGGLETLKPTILKLQQIGVSAIEVGIPFTDPVADGPTIEQAGERALAQGVTLKKVLDELQSFAQEIHIPLVVMTYLNPILAYGIEAFAEDAKRSGVQGLIVPDMPYEESALLHDALKVNGIALVQLVSLMSPPERIKKLAAASEGFVYAVTVNGITGERASFAAELAGHFANLKAASNIPVLAGFGISTTEHVKSFGDIADGVIVGSKIVTALVEQDWATIEALVQATKKTAVI; encoded by the coding sequence ATGACATTGCAAAAACAGCTTGAAAACGTATTAGCAGCAGGAGATAAAGCATTTGTTCCTTATATTATGGCAGGCGATGGCGGGCTTGAAACATTAAAACCTACTATACTAAAGCTTCAGCAAATCGGAGTTTCCGCAATTGAGGTCGGCATACCATTTACCGATCCTGTAGCAGATGGACCAACGATTGAACAAGCCGGTGAACGTGCACTTGCACAAGGTGTGACATTGAAAAAAGTACTGGATGAACTGCAAAGCTTTGCACAGGAAATCCATATTCCGCTCGTTGTCATGACTTACTTAAACCCGATTTTAGCTTATGGGATTGAAGCATTTGCAGAGGATGCAAAACGCAGTGGGGTTCAAGGACTGATTGTACCGGATATGCCTTACGAAGAAAGTGCTTTATTGCATGACGCTTTAAAGGTAAATGGCATTGCGCTTGTCCAGCTCGTATCATTGATGAGTCCCCCTGAACGTATTAAGAAATTAGCCGCTGCAAGTGAAGGCTTTGTTTATGCTGTAACGGTAAATGGCATTACCGGTGAACGTGCAAGCTTTGCCGCGGAACTTGCCGGGCATTTTGCAAACTTGAAAGCAGCGAGCAATATTCCCGTGTTAGCAGGTTTCGGTATTTCAACGACTGAACATGTAAAAAGCTTTGGCGATATCGCAGATGGAGTAATTGTCGGCAGTAAAATTGTTACGGCACTCGTCGAGCAAGACTGGGCAACAATCGAAGCGCTTGTACAGGCAACGAAGAAGACAGCTGTGATTTAA
- a CDS encoding QueT transporter family protein, with the protein MKVKFIAASAIIATLYIAVTMLVAPISFGQVQFRIAEIFNHLVAFNPRYMLGVVLGVFISNFLMSSIGPIDLVFGVGHTIITLGIFIFICKFVKNIWARLIINTTLFTFTMFIIAAQLNIVLGFPFWETWLFVAFGEFVVLAVGAPIMYTLNKRLNFKKLI; encoded by the coding sequence ATGAAGGTAAAGTTTATTGCAGCGAGTGCCATTATTGCAACATTATATATTGCTGTCACAATGCTTGTTGCGCCAATTAGCTTTGGGCAAGTACAGTTCCGTATTGCCGAAATTTTTAACCATTTAGTCGCATTTAACCCGCGCTATATGTTAGGTGTTGTTTTAGGTGTATTTATTTCCAATTTCCTGATGTCTTCGATCGGTCCAATTGATTTAGTATTTGGTGTCGGACATACGATTATTACACTCGGAATTTTCATATTCATTTGTAAGTTTGTGAAAAATATTTGGGCTCGTCTGATTATTAATACAACACTATTTACGTTTACAATGTTTATCATTGCAGCACAGCTGAATATCGTGCTTGGCTTCCCGTTCTGGGAAACTTGGCTGTTTGTAGCATTTGGCGAATTTGTTGTATTGGCGGTTGGAGCACCGATTATGTACACTTTAAATAAACGATTGAATTTCAAAAAATTAATTTAA
- the trpC gene encoding indole-3-glycerol phosphate synthase TrpC — MTILDRIIDQKKTELPQLLSTKPVFLTIDKVRPSLYETLISANSLQVISEMKRASPSKGDIATEVDPVEQALQYEEAGAACISVLTERAFFKGSYADLNAVANAVNIPVLCKDFIIHEVQIDYAKAAGASVVLLIVAALTDDQLKSLYAYATEQQLEVLVEVHDADELKRALAIGANIIGVNNRNLKTFDVSLSATLEIAQLLPPSPIAFISESGILGPEDAKFVANAGAKGILVGEALMRSGDVKNSLKALQIDITAKVGENR, encoded by the coding sequence ATGACGATTTTAGACCGTATTATTGACCAAAAAAAGACTGAGCTGCCACAATTGCTTTCGACAAAGCCTGTGTTTTTAACAATTGATAAGGTCCGCCCTTCTTTATACGAAACATTAATATCAGCCAATTCATTGCAAGTCATTTCGGAAATGAAGCGTGCCTCCCCTTCTAAAGGCGATATTGCGACAGAAGTCGACCCTGTTGAGCAAGCTTTACAATATGAAGAAGCAGGTGCTGCCTGTATATCCGTATTGACAGAACGCGCATTTTTTAAAGGAAGCTATGCGGATTTAAATGCCGTTGCCAATGCCGTAAACATACCGGTTTTATGTAAAGACTTCATCATTCATGAAGTACAGATCGACTACGCGAAGGCTGCCGGCGCATCGGTTGTCCTGTTGATTGTTGCAGCATTAACAGACGACCAGCTGAAATCCCTTTACGCCTATGCGACAGAACAACAGCTGGAAGTGCTCGTTGAAGTACATGATGCCGATGAATTAAAGCGTGCCCTTGCCATTGGGGCAAACATTATCGGAGTGAATAACCGGAATTTGAAAACATTCGATGTTTCACTATCAGCAACACTTGAAATTGCGCAGCTTCTTCCTCCATCACCGATAGCATTTATTAGTGAAAGCGGAATTTTAGGTCCGGAAGATGCAAAGTTTGTGGCGAATGCTGGCGCAAAAGGAATATTAGTCGGCGAAGCATTAATGCGCAGCGGAGATGTCAAAAATTCACTAAAAGCACTACAAATCGACATAACAGCAAAGGTTGGCGAAAATCGATGA
- the trpD gene encoding anthranilate phosphoribosyltransferase, with translation MSLLPYIEQIERKEHLIFEEMQQAAQLIFNEQTPKEQIASFLTAMSAKGETAHEVAGLASVMKSHAVAVDVPEGIYIDNCGTGGDGLQSFNISTTSAFVLAGGGILVAKHGNRKVSSASGSSDVLEALGITLLPNIEQTSELLKQHGIAFLHAPNMHPKLKRIGEVRQAIGKPTIFNLVGPLTNPVPLKTQFVGINRPNFTTDYAEVLHLLGRERAIVVSGAQGMDEASLDGENTFVLLDRGDIIPFKLRAEDVGLASQPLSAIRGGTPAENADIMRDLLKGKQSVYFDTVLLNAGIGFFAYGLAETMKEGIDMAKDSILSGRAYEKLENIIAYSQKQMQEEPVK, from the coding sequence ATGTCTTTACTTCCATACATTGAACAGATTGAGCGAAAAGAGCACTTAATTTTTGAGGAAATGCAGCAGGCGGCACAGCTTATTTTTAATGAGCAAACACCGAAAGAACAGATTGCCTCATTTTTAACAGCGATGAGTGCAAAAGGAGAAACGGCACATGAAGTGGCAGGCTTAGCTTCTGTTATGAAATCACATGCAGTTGCTGTCGACGTACCGGAAGGCATTTATATCGATAACTGCGGCACGGGCGGCGACGGACTTCAAAGCTTCAATATTAGTACGACATCCGCTTTTGTATTGGCAGGCGGCGGCATTTTAGTAGCTAAGCACGGCAACCGGAAAGTATCGAGTGCTTCAGGAAGTTCGGATGTGTTGGAGGCACTTGGCATTACGCTGTTGCCGAATATCGAGCAAACATCCGAATTGCTTAAACAGCACGGTATCGCCTTCTTACATGCTCCGAATATGCATCCGAAGTTAAAACGGATTGGTGAAGTACGACAGGCAATCGGCAAGCCGACGATTTTCAATTTAGTCGGTCCCCTAACAAACCCTGTTCCGCTAAAAACACAGTTTGTCGGCATTAACCGACCAAACTTTACGACCGATTATGCAGAAGTGCTCCATCTGTTAGGACGTGAGCGTGCAATCGTCGTATCTGGTGCACAAGGAATGGATGAAGCATCACTGGATGGTGAAAACACTTTTGTACTGTTAGACCGCGGGGACATAATTCCATTTAAACTGCGTGCTGAAGATGTCGGCTTAGCCTCACAGCCACTTTCTGCAATTCGCGGCGGCACTCCTGCAGAAAATGCGGATATTATGCGTGACTTACTAAAAGGAAAACAAAGCGTGTATTTTGATACGGTTCTTTTAAACGCCGGCATTGGCTTCTTTGCATATGGGCTTGCCGAGACAATGAAAGAAGGTATCGATATGGCGAAGGACAGCATTTTATCCGGACGCGCTTATGAAAAGTTAGAGAATATCATTGCTTATAGCCAAAAACAGATGCAGGAGGAACCCGTAAAATGA
- the trpB gene encoding tryptophan synthase subunit beta yields the protein MTTVKGRFGRFGGQFVPETLMTSLEELELAYEEAKKDPSFQEELDYYLKQYVGRETPLYFAERLTNKVGGAKIYLKREDLNHTGAHKINNAIGQALLAKRMGKKKIVAETGAGQHGVATATACALLDMECIVYMGAEDVRRQQLNVFRMELLGTKVVAVEKGSATLKDAVNEALRHWVTHIEDTHYILGSALGPHPFPTIVRDFQRVIGDETRAQILQQEGRLPDTVIACIGGGSNAIGMFYPFVEDQDVALYGVEAAGSGVNTDKHAAAIHVGKTGVLHGAFMYLLQDDNGFVQEAHSISAGLDYPGVGPEHCHLHETGRAAYPSVTDEQALEGVKLLCETEGILPALESAHAVYYASQFAKDRPADEIVVVCLSGRGDKDVHTLMDKLGGGAK from the coding sequence ATGACGACAGTAAAAGGACGATTCGGGCGATTCGGTGGTCAATTTGTGCCCGAGACATTGATGACTTCACTTGAGGAATTGGAGCTTGCATATGAGGAAGCAAAAAAAGACCCCTCTTTCCAGGAAGAGCTAGATTATTATTTAAAGCAATATGTCGGACGTGAAACTCCCCTATATTTTGCGGAGCGTTTAACGAATAAAGTCGGCGGTGCGAAAATCTATTTAAAGCGTGAAGATTTAAATCATACTGGCGCACATAAAATAAATAATGCGATCGGCCAGGCACTTTTAGCAAAGCGTATGGGGAAGAAAAAAATTGTTGCTGAAACTGGTGCAGGTCAACACGGTGTTGCAACGGCAACTGCGTGTGCATTGCTTGATATGGAATGTATCGTTTATATGGGGGCAGAAGATGTACGCCGTCAGCAACTGAACGTTTTCCGTATGGAGCTGCTCGGGACAAAAGTTGTTGCGGTAGAAAAAGGCTCTGCTACATTGAAAGATGCGGTTAATGAAGCGTTGCGTCACTGGGTCACTCATATAGAAGATACGCATTACATTTTAGGATCGGCACTTGGACCCCACCCCTTCCCTACAATTGTCCGTGATTTCCAGCGTGTCATCGGGGATGAAACACGTGCCCAAATTTTACAGCAGGAAGGACGTCTTCCGGATACAGTTATTGCTTGTATCGGTGGCGGCAGTAATGCAATCGGAATGTTCTATCCGTTCGTGGAAGATCAGGATGTAGCATTATATGGAGTGGAAGCTGCAGGTTCAGGTGTCAATACCGACAAGCATGCGGCAGCAATTCACGTAGGGAAAACAGGTGTCCTACATGGTGCGTTCATGTATTTACTACAGGATGATAACGGTTTTGTTCAAGAAGCCCATTCAATTTCAGCAGGACTTGATTATCCGGGAGTTGGACCTGAGCACTGTCATTTACATGAAACAGGTCGTGCTGCCTACCCTTCTGTTACCGATGAACAGGCACTTGAAGGTGTAAAGCTATTATGTGAAACGGAAGGAATTTTACCGGCATTGGAAAGCGCGCATGCCGTTTACTATGCGAGCCAATTTGCCAAGGACCGACCTGCTGATGAAATTGTTGTCGTTTGCCTATCAGGTCGTGGAGACAAAGATGTTCACACATTAATGGATAAACTTGGAGGTGGCGCGAAATGA
- a CDS encoding peptidylprolyl isomerase, translated as MKKTIIGITLAASLLLAACGNTDNEIVATTAYGDITKSGFYEQMKEIAGTTLLEQVVIDKILTDQYEVSDKEIEEQLETYKEMYGDSFESALATNGYTEETFKDTIRFQLLQQKAMEDVEVTQEEIKTYYEQGKYELHTRHILVETEEEAQQLYEKISEGSDFETVVKESSQDSETAENGGDLDWLSIADMEATFADAAYALETGEVSEPVESTLGYEIIQLVDKRELKDYASLEEQKEEIKKTLKEQIVANTEWETVEARLLKEANVTIKDADFKGTFSETLNEEE; from the coding sequence ATGAAAAAAACTATAATCGGTATCACATTGGCGGCTTCACTTTTGTTGGCGGCATGTGGTAATACAGATAACGAGATTGTCGCAACAACGGCTTACGGGGATATTACGAAATCAGGGTTTTATGAACAAATGAAAGAAATAGCCGGAACAACTCTTTTGGAACAAGTTGTAATTGATAAAATTTTAACGGACCAGTATGAAGTGTCAGACAAAGAAATAGAGGAACAGCTCGAAACGTATAAAGAAATGTACGGAGACAGCTTTGAATCGGCTTTGGCGACGAATGGCTATACAGAAGAAACATTCAAAGATACAATACGTTTCCAATTGCTCCAGCAAAAAGCGATGGAGGATGTTGAAGTAACACAAGAAGAAATCAAGACCTATTATGAGCAAGGGAAATATGAGCTTCATACACGCCACATTTTAGTCGAGACGGAAGAAGAGGCGCAGCAATTGTATGAAAAGATTTCGGAAGGCAGCGATTTTGAAACGGTTGTGAAAGAGAGCTCACAGGATAGCGAAACAGCTGAAAACGGCGGTGATCTAGACTGGCTGTCCATTGCTGATATGGAGGCAACATTTGCAGATGCAGCGTATGCATTAGAAACTGGAGAAGTATCAGAGCCGGTGGAAAGTACTTTAGGCTATGAAATTATTCAGCTGGTAGATAAACGAGAATTGAAAGACTATGCTTCACTGGAAGAGCAAAAAGAAGAAATCAAAAAGACATTGAAAGAGCAGATTGTTGCGAATACTGAGTGGGAAACAGTAGAGGCACGTTTATTGAAAGAAGCGAATGTTACAATTAAAGATGCTGATTTTAAAGGTACATTTAGCGAAACATTAAATGAAGAAGAGTAA